The proteins below are encoded in one region of Hordeum vulgare subsp. vulgare chromosome 3H, MorexV3_pseudomolecules_assembly, whole genome shotgun sequence:
- the LOC123441881 gene encoding 3-isopropylmalate dehydrogenase 2, chloroplastic-like — translation MVLVDASTLKREVAEGVDIMVVRKLTGGIYFGKPRGFGTNDKGEETGFNTEIYSVVEASMLWRKRVTAIASEFPDVELSHMYVDNAAMQLVRNPKQFYTIVTNNIFGDILSDEASIITGSIGMLPSASVGELGPGLFEPIHGSAPDIAGQDKANPLATILSAAMLLKYGLGVESAAMRIEVAVAETLDNGFRTGDIYSPGTRQWQEHIVQRKRMRRNLWFSSNVCGTLFMCDCAFVGFFFCALALAEVFCCVHVKLF, via the exons ATGGTC TTAGTAGATGCATCTACTTTGAAGAGAGAGGTAGCTGAAGGAGTTGACATCATGGTTGTTAGAAAGCTTACTGGAG GGATCTACTTCGGCAAACCTAGGGGATTTGGAACCAATGACAAGGGAGAGGAAACTGGCTTCAACACTGAAATATATTCAGTTGTTGAG GCATCTATGCTATGGAGGAAACGCGTAACTGCAATAGCTTCCGAATTCCCTGACGTTGAGCTCTCACACATGTATGTTGATAACGCTGCAATGCAACTTGTTAGGAATCCTAA ACAGTTTTACACGATTGTGACCAACAATATTTTTGGTGACATATTATCGGACGAAGCATCAATTATCACAGGAAGCATTGGAATGCTGCCATCTGCCAGTGTTGGTGAATTG GGACCGGGTCTTTTTGAACCCATTCATGGCTCTGCTCCTGACATTGCTGGCCAG GACAAGGCAAACCCATTAGCTACAATTCTTAGTGCGGCGATGCTACTGAAATATGGCCTTGGTGTAGAAAGTGCTGCAATGAGAATTGAAGTCGCAGTTGCGGAGACACTGGACAATGGGTTCCGAACTGGGGACATATATTCTCCTGGAACG cggcaatggcaagagcatattgtgcagaggaagaggatgagaagaaacttgtggttcTCATCCAATGTTTGTGGAACTCTTTTTATGTGCGATTGTGCATTTGTTGGTTTTTTTTTCTGTGCACTTGCACTTGCAGAAGTATTCTGTTGTGtacatgtaaaattattttga
- the LOC123440203 gene encoding probable WRKY transcription factor 65, which produces MDGEWSDGAASGGEQKASGDGVSADCNSPGSPSPPAVPSTSGRRRSLQKRVVTVPLADLNVPRPKGVGEGNTPTDSWAWRKYGQKPIKGSPFPRAYYRCSSSKGCPARKQVERSQADPDTVLITYSYEHNHSSTAARVQSRPTPKPGKLERPLPSPEPAKSDDTDTHHGTANVAGGLVTESPAAPAIEVHDDFRWLYDVVSVTSSTSPSQVEAADDMLLYGPMFFGKAAVDTAALLPDEFGGEAVCREGSEEDDAMFAGLGELPECAIVFRRHAGDGLSAMAGGVKVEQPAEGTAMT; this is translated from the exons ATGGACGGCGAGTGGAGCGACGGGGCGGCGTCCGGCGGCGAGCAGAAGGCCAGCGGGGATGGCGTTTCGGCGGACTGCAACAGCCCGGGGTCGCCTTCGCCACCGGCGGTGCCGTCGACTAGCGGGAGGAGGCGGTCGTTGCAGAAGCGGGTGGTGACCGTGCCCCTCGCCGACTTGAACGTCCCGCGGCCCAAGGGCGTCGGCGAGGGCAACACGCCGACGGACTCGTGGGCGTGGCGGAAATACGGCCAGAAGCCCATCAAGGGCTCGCCCTTCCCAAG GGCTTACTACAGATGCAGTAGCTCCAAGGGTTGCCCGGCGAGGAAGCAGGTGGAGAGGAGCCAGGCCGACCCGGACACAGTGCTCATCACCTACTCCTACGAGCACAAccactccagcacggcggcgaggGTGCAGAGCCGCCCGACCCCGAAACCTGGCAAGCTGGAGCGGCCGCTCCCGTCGCCCGAGCCAGCGAAATCCGACGACACGGACACGCACCATGGCACCGCCAACGTTGCCGGCGGCCTAGTCACCGAGAGCCCGGCGGCGCCGGCCATCGAGGTGCACGACGATTTCCGGTGGCTCTACGACGTCGTGTCCGTCACCTCGTCTACGTCGCCCTCCCAAGTCGAGGCGGCCGACGACATGCTGCTGTACGGACCCATGTTCTTCGGCAAAGCGGCCGTCGACACGGCCGCGCTCCTTCCCGACGAGTTCGGCGGCGAGGCCGTCTGCAGGGAAGGAAGCGAGGAAGACGACGCGATGTTCGCGGGGCTCGGCGAGCTTCCGGAGTGCGCGATAGTGTTCCGACGGCATGCCGGCGACGGCCTATCGGCAATGGCGGGAGGTGTCAAGGTCGAGCAGCCGGCCGAGGGCACTGCCATGACGTGA